From bacterium:
TCCAGATAAATTTTTCCTTCTTTTCGGAGATCTTTGACAATATCAAAATGGAGGATTGATCTGTTTTTCCCGTCAAAATTAACCCTATCACCCAGAGCCAGATGAATCGTGCCGCCGATTTTTTCATCAAAAAGCGTTTCGTTGGTTATCCGGTTAAGGTCGTAATTACAACCTATCCCAAATTCACCAATTCTGGCTGCGCCTCTGTCGATTTTAGTCAGATAGGTTAGAAAATCTTGGCCGCTTTCAGCTTTTATTTTTGTTATTCGTCCATTTTTGAATTCCAGAAAAATATCTTTCATTGCCTTTCCTTCATAAGATCTTGACCCTTCAAAAAAGATTTGACCATTAATGGAATTTTCTATCGGCGCATAATAAGCTTCTCCGCCGGGCATATTGTGCTTTCCGCCGCTTAACTCTCCCTTCCTGCCTTCGATACTGAAGGCTATATCGGTTTCGTTGCCTTTAATTCTGACAATTTTCCCGCCGTCAAAAAATTTTTTGATTTTTTTCATTTTTTCCGTTTCTTTTCTCCAGTCTTTCAGGCATGCTTTGAAAATAAAATTTTCAGTTTCTTTAAGGGACATCTCCATTTGCTGGGCTAAACCTTCGGTAGGATAATAGAAAAGCAACCACTTAACTTTATCAAGATATTTACGGTACATTCCTAATTTTTTCTGAACGAGAGCTAGTTTTCCCGAGTCTACGTTTGCCATCATTTTCGGATTTTTGGGAGCGCAAATTTTAATTCTCCCCTGTACCTTATTTAATTCATAAATTTCCGTGTCCAGGAAATTTTCAATCTGTTTCTTGCTGGCGTGTTTCGCCAATAAATAATCAAAAATTTCCGGTTTAATCCGAATCAGGGGATAGCCGCCTTTTTCTAAAATTTTAATGTAAATTTCTTCCATCAAAGGCAGGGCTTCCGGTTCATCAGCTCTTATCAGAATATGCTCTCCTTTTTTCACTTCCAAGGAATAATTAACAAAAATATCCGCCAAAGCTTTCAGTCTTGAGTCTTCCATTATTATCTCCTTTCTTATTTAATTGTTAATGTTCATTTTGAAATATAATTATAATAAAAATATTAAATTTGTCAAATAAGGGCAATAATCTTAAGAGTGTTATAATGAAATTATGATTGAAGAATATTCTTTCGGTTTTATAAAAATTAATGGCCAGGTTTATAACCATGACGTTCAGATTGACTTGGATGGTAAAGTCAGGCTTTGGTGGCGGAACAAAAGCCATGAGATAGGGAGAAGGGAAATTGAAGAAGTTTTAGGCCAGAAACCGGAGGCAATCGTCATCGGCACCGGAGAAATGGGCGCGGCCAAAGCGATGGATGAGGCGCAGCAAGCGATAACGTCAAAGGGTATAAAATTAGTGATTGAGCCGACAGCGGAAGCGGTAAAAAGTTTCAATTCTCTGGGAAAGGATAAAAAAGTCGCGGGATTATTCCATTTGACCTGTTAGATGATCATTTTTTTATGGGGGCCGGATTCTTATCGCCGGCGGCAAAAAGAAAAAGAACTGATTGATTTCAATAAAAAGAAGCATCCTGATTTTGATTTCAAAAATTTTGATTTATCCGAAAACGAAGAAAGCTATTTGTCTTTAAAAGATTTTTTGGTACAGCAATCGCTTTTTGATAATTTTAAAATGGCTTTGGTCAGCGGCATTTTTGAAGTTGAGCCGAAAAAAATAAAACCGATTCTGAAAGAACAATTAAATAACGACAATATCGCTTTGATGATATTGGAAGAGAAAAAACCGGTCAAAGAATTTGATTTTTTGATTGAGAAGCCGGTTTCAAACCAGGAATTCAAGAAATTAAACGCAGAAGAGCTGGCATTTTTTATCAGGAAAGAAGGCGAAAAACGTAATCTGAAATTTGAACCCAATGCCAAGGATTATTTGATTCGCTGGCAGGAACAAACTAATACCGATACCTGGGCCTTGATTAATGAGTTGGACAAAATTTCCATGGCTGATTTTCCTCAGCCGATTTCTGTTTCCAATCTGGAGTCCTTAATTCCTTTTTCTTATCAGGAAAAAATTTTTGATTTGGCAAGAATTCTGGCCGGCCAGAACCCGTTGAAAAAAAAATTAGTCGCTTTGGAGCGGCTTTTGATTCAAAAAGAGCCTGCGGCTTACGCTTTCAATTTATTGAGTTACGGCGCGCCGGCCAATCTTCTTTTGAAGTTGGCGGATTATGATGTTTCGGTAAAATCCGGCGGCTTAGATTATGAAGAGGTTTTGCTTGATTTGGCTTTAGCCAATAATTGAGTTAAGCGGGATTTTATCCGGTCGGCTTTGCCTTTTTTGATAGTATTGGCCTTGGCGGTTTTGTCGGCTTTTTTATAAACCTCGCTTAAATAT
This genomic window contains:
- a CDS encoding aminopeptidase, with translation MEDSRLKALADIFVNYSLEVKKGEHILIRADEPEALPLMEEIYIKILEKGGYPLIRIKPEIFDYLLAKHASKKQIENFLDTEIYELNKVQGRIKICAPKNPKMMANVDSGKLALVQKKLGMYRKYLDKVKWLLFYYPTEGLAQQMEMSLKETENFIFKACLKDWRKETEKMKKIKKFFDGGKIVRIKGNETDIAFSIEGRKGELSGGKHNMPGGEAYYAPIENSINGQIFFEGSRSYEGKAMKDIFLEFKNGRITKIKAESGQDFLTYLTKIDRGAARIGEFGIGCNYDLNRITNETLFDEKIGGTIHLALGDRVNFDGKNRSILHFDIVKDLRKEGKIYLDGKLVQEKGKFIFL
- a CDS encoding MTH938/NDUFAF3 family protein, yielding MIEEYSFGFIKINGQVYNHDVQIDLDGKVRLWWRNKSHEIGRREIEEVLGQKPEAIVIGTGEMGAAKAMDEAQQAITSKGIKLVIEPTAEAVKSFNSLGKDKKVAGLFHLTC